In Oxalobacteraceae bacterium OTU3CINTB1, the sequence GGGGCGTGGCCGGCAACATCGTCTGGGCGTGGATCTTCACCATACCGGCGTCGGCCTTCGTCGCCGCGATCGCTTGGTGGGTGGGGCAGCACATCATGTAACGCGAAAGGGAGCCGAGGCTCCCTTTTTTATTGGACGCGGGACTGGGGCGGCTGCGCCGTCGTGGTCGACGATGAGTCGCCGCTGGCCGGACGGATGCGAAGCTCGTCGCCGACCCTTTGAATGTCGAGATCGATGTCGGCCCGGCCGTAGGCGATTTCAGGCGGGATAGGAATCGCTTGGGAATTGCCGCTTCGGAATGCTTTGGTGGTGTGGCGGCGCAATCGCCACAAGTTGGCGTCGCCACTAGGCATGGGCACGGGGTAATGGGATTGAGGAGGCAGTCCGACTTTTTCGTAAGCCTGCCGCACGCGTTCTTGTTGCTCAGCTTCCGGCAAGTCCGGCGGTAATTCAACGGTGGCTTTTTTGCCGTCTTTCGACTTCAGGACAAAGGTGTAGTCGTCCTCCGGTCGACGAGGGAAGAAATGACGAATGGCCAGCGCGAGAGTGATGGCGACCGCGATGGAACCAAGCATCCAAGAGAAAATCAGGAGCAGCCCATCGATAACCGAATCCCAGTTCATTTTTTGCCCCCTCGCGCAAAATCCACAAGAACCGCGATGCCCCAAAGTATAGCGCCGATAAGAATAGCGGTCCGTCCGCCATCGACGTTCGCAAAAAAACGATCGCCATCCGTAAGGCTTAGATACAAGCTGGTTGCCCAGGCGGAAAAACCTAGCCAAACCGTGACCTTGATCCATTGCGCGCAGTGATCTTCCCTGCGATCGAAGGATATGCGCTTGGAGGAACTCGCAGCGGTTCGATGCAGTTCCCTTGCTCGCGTGAGCGGCAGTAGCATGCCAAGCGACGCTGCACCGACTGTCGGGCCAATAAATGCGGCGGGGGCGGGATCGCTTAAGCTGCTGCGCATGAGAAATTCAAAAATAGCCATTACCCAAGGAAATGCCCATGTGAGGATTCTGGGTTCCATGATATTTATGCGAGGGTCGAGGTGTCCAATGTAAACCTTTATCCCCGGCGATGAGTTGATCTGCATTGCGGTAAAATCGATAACTTCTTGATGGGCTAAGCATGCAAAAAGTTGATTTCGGAACGTTGACCCAGTTGGCGCAGGCGTCCGCCGCGGTAGGCATACCTTGCAGCTGCAATCAGGCATCGCTGGCGGGTTGGCAGGCGTTGCCGATGACTCTTGAATTGGACCGCTTCGAGGACCTCGGCACGTTGATGGACGATCCGTACGATGAACCGACGTTCGTCGAATTCCATCCGAACGACACGCGCTACGAAAGCGAGGATGCGCCGATCGCGCCGCGCTACTATCCTTACAACCGCTGCACGGTGTCGCGCTGCATGAATTGCGGCCGCAACTATCTTCGTTACAACGAGGCCGGCGGTTATTTCACCGAGCTGCGCATCCGCGCATTGCAGCCCGACTTATTGGTGGACGCCGCGCTGCCTTGAGTGCCATTTCATGCGGGAGCCAGCCGCAAGGGCAGCGCCCACCGGATAACGATAGTCGTCAACAGTAGCATCGCGCCGGCACCGACCAACAGCGCGTCTGCGCCGAACTTCGCCGACACGCCGGCGACCGCCAGCGACAGTGGCGTGATGCCGGCCGATGCCAGCCCCAGCACGCTCATCACGCGGCCCAGCATGTCGCCGGGCACGCGACCTTGCAGCCAGCTTAGTACGCCGACATTGATGAAACCCGCCACCGCGCCGAGCCCACGCGCTCTATTTCAAGATCGATGTCGGTTCGTTCGAATGCAAGCTCCGTGGGAATTTCGACCGCTTGCGAGTCGCCATTTTTAAATGCTCTTGTCGTGTGCATGACCACCTCCCGTGCATTCTGTTTAGGGCATGTTACGCCGCGTCCGGCGCAAACAGCTTGTCGTAGGCGGCCAGCAGGCTTTGATGCAGGGCGCTGCCTTCGAAGTTCGGGCCCAGCGTCTCCAGGCCGAAGAAGCGTTCGGAACCGTCGAGCAGGGCCTCGGCCATCGCCAAGGTCTCGGCGCCGTACAGCAGCCCCAGCGCGCGGCGGAAGTTCTCCGGCTCCTCGAGCCTGACGATGCTCTCGATGCAGCGGTACACCAGCCGGCGTGGCCTGGGCAGGTCGCCATAATGGTGGATCCAGTTGCAACCCTCTAGCACCGCTTCCTCGTCGCCCACCACCAACGCCAGCAAGGTTTTCAGCTCGCCGATGCGCAGCTGTTTCCACGGCGTGCCGGCCGGCACCGCGAGGCCGAGGATTTCCCACACCGCCCGTTCGTCGTCCAGGTTGGAGGTCTGCAGCTCAACCAGCAAGGCGGTGCATTCCTGCACGCTGAGCTCGTGCAGGCGCGCCAGCAGCGGTCGCAGCGCGTTGCCGACGCTGTCGTTCTCCCACTCCAGGTCCTCGACCGGATGGATTTCGGAGAAGTCCGGCACCACGATGCGGCAGGTGTGGACGCCTTGCTCGTCGAAGTCGGCCACGTAGATATCCTTCCCCTCCGCGTGCAAGGCGTCGACCAGCCACCGGTAGTCCTCCCCGCTAGTGCTGCTGAAGTTCCAGTCGACGAACGGATAGTCCGAGGTGTCGCTCAGGAAGTCCCACGCGATCACGCCGCCCGCACCGAGGAAGTGCGCCTCCAGGTTGGCGGCGGCGTCGGTCTCGTCAGGGTCGAAGCTTGGCTCCGGGTAACCTTCGAGCGCGTCGAGCGACAGGCCCGGCGGCAGCCCGGCCAGCGCCCGTCCCAGTGCGATTTTCAGGCTCGGGTGCGCGCCGTAGCTGGTGATCACGCCCTGGTCTTTCGGATGGATCAGCGTGACGTTCATGACCGGGTATTTGCCGCCCAGCGAGGCATCCTTGACCAGCACGCCGAAACCGGCCGCGCGCAGCCCGGCGATGCCAGCCTCGATGTGGGGGAAGCGCGCGATGACGTCGTCCGGCACCTCCGGCAGGCACAGGCCCTCGCCGATCACGCGGAACTGGATGGCGCGCTCGAAGATCGCCGACAGCGCCTGCACGCGCGCCTCGTTGACGGTATTGCCGGCGGCCGTGCCGTTGCTGGCGTACAGGTTCCCGATGAGGTTGACCGGGATGTAGACGGTGGCGCTGTCGCGCAGGCGCTGGTAGGGCAGGGCACAGATGCCGCGCCCGGCGTTGCCGGAGTTGAGGTCGACCAGCACGCCGGCGTCGATGTCGCCGTCTGGATTGTAGAGCGCGTGCAGCTCGGGGTTGAGCAGTCCGGACGGCCACGAGCCGTCGGCGCTCGGCGCGAACCATCTCTCGCCCGGGTAGTGCACGAGCGCCGCTTCGCCGCGCGCGGCGCCCAGGTGGTAGCGGGTCCAGAAGTCGTGGGTGCCGAGCCGTTCGACGAACGCGCCGTAGGCGCTGGCGCGCGCGGCCAGTTCGGTCGCTCCCTTGCCGTGCGCGACCAGCAGCGGGCAGTCGTCGTCCTTGAGCTGCATCGACCAGATGCCGTGGACCTCGTGTATCGGCGTCGATTCTGTCAGCCGGAAGCGGCGCCTGGCCAGCGTGGCCTGCAAGCTGGCGATGGTGGTTTCGAGGGCGGAGTCTTTGCCCGGGATGGTGGTGTCAGTAGTCATCGTGCAATCTCTGTAGGGGAGTCGAGGCTGGCGCGATGGGGCAACCGCGCCGGCGAGGCTGAATGCATGGATGTTCCATCCCAGCTTACCACCGTCGGGGCCGCGATGTCGCAAATGCGCTATCATGCCGCCTTTTCCAAATTCACTCAGGCATCAATGACATTACTTCCGGGCAAGGCCCAGCGCGGCATGCGCCCCTCCCGGTTCCGGCAATACAGCGAGGCGCTCATGAACGCCGCCTTGCTCGGCGGACTGGTGGCGTCGTTGAGTTACCGCCTCGGCCTGCACGGCCGCCTCGGCGTGACCCGCTACGGCGTGGCGCTCCCCCCCGAACGCCGTTTGCCGCGCCCGCTCAAGATCGCCTTCGCCTCCGATTTCCATGCCGGCCCGCCCACCCACGCCGGCCTGTTCGACGCGCTGTTCAAGAGCATCGACGCCGAGCGGCCCGACCTGCTGCTGCTGGGCG encodes:
- the ycaO gene encoding 30S ribosomal protein S12 methylthiotransferase accessory factor YcaO, coding for MTTDTTIPGKDSALETTIASLQATLARRRFRLTESTPIHEVHGIWSMQLKDDDCPLLVAHGKGATELAARASAYGAFVERLGTHDFWTRYHLGAARGEAALVHYPGERWFAPSADGSWPSGLLNPELHALYNPDGDIDAGVLVDLNSGNAGRGICALPYQRLRDSATVYIPVNLIGNLYASNGTAAGNTVNEARVQALSAIFERAIQFRVIGEGLCLPEVPDDVIARFPHIEAGIAGLRAAGFGVLVKDASLGGKYPVMNVTLIHPKDQGVITSYGAHPSLKIALGRALAGLPPGLSLDALEGYPEPSFDPDETDAAANLEAHFLGAGGVIAWDFLSDTSDYPFVDWNFSSTSGEDYRWLVDALHAEGKDIYVADFDEQGVHTCRIVVPDFSEIHPVEDLEWENDSVGNALRPLLARLHELSVQECTALLVELQTSNLDDERAVWEILGLAVPAGTPWKQLRIGELKTLLALVVGDEEAVLEGCNWIHHYGDLPRPRRLVYRCIESIVRLEEPENFRRALGLLYGAETLAMAEALLDGSERFFGLETLGPNFEGSALHQSLLAAYDKLFAPDAA